From the genome of Triticum aestivum cultivar Chinese Spring chromosome 3B, IWGSC CS RefSeq v2.1, whole genome shotgun sequence, one region includes:
- the LOC123066172 gene encoding forkhead box protein B2: MDPPHPPHHHHHHRLHLRLDPGHHHRIHIHLRHHAAHLLPAAAPCAHHHHHASVPLPPPHPPTAAEGPLAGPQGEAARDAEEPAPQAERGEEVYLGQEGWEEEEEPVFVLTEEWAEFFAKADAKRRLAKQQKKNRKK, from the exons ATGGATCCGCCGCACCctccacaccaccaccaccaccacaggcTCCACCTCCGCCTCGACCCCGGCCACCACCACCGCATCCACATCCACCTCCGCCACCACGCCGCccacctcctccccgccgccgctccctgtgcccaccaccaccaccacgcatcggttcctcttcctcctccccacccGCCGACCGCGGCGGAAGGACCCCTCGCGGGGCCGCAGGGAGAGGCGGCGAGGGACGCGGAGGAGCCGGCGCCGCAGGCGGAGCGAGGAGAGGAAGTTTACCTCGGGCAAGAAGggtgggaagaggaggaggagccggtgtTCGTCCTGACGGAGGAGTGGGCCGAGTTCTTCGCCAAGGCCGACGCCAAGAGGAGGCTGG CCAAGCAGCAGAAGAAGAACCGGAAGAAATAG
- the LOC123071961 gene encoding THO complex subunit 2, with the protein MSPPLQAPDYKYVTEECLREWKSQSAAAFRLPDPVPMPRFLYELCWATVLGDLPPHKCRAALDSVVFAEEAWQEDSGSVLADIVAHLGQDITISGEYRNRLVKMTKSFVESSLIAPRLLQERCEEEFLWEVEQSKSKGQDLKAKEVRVNTRLLYQQTKFNLLREESEGYAKLVTLLCQVGSDLVCQNASSATISIIKSLIGHFDLDPNRVFDIVLECFELYPDNSIFYQLIPLFPKSHAAKILGFKFQYYQQLDVNIPVPSGLFRIAALLVKSGLIDLDNLYAHLLPNDDEAFEHFGSFVSRKIDEATKIGKINLAATGKDLMDDEKQEITIDLYTALEMENDIVEERAPEIEKNQKLGLLLGFLSVHDWDHAQLLFERLAQLNPVEHIEICHGLFRIIEKTISSAYSAYCQTHHKISRNIDTNMIDASSVSSPSYLVHPPKVFFQMLAVCGPYLHRDTQLFQKVCRVLKAYHASSKESAHTTGVMSPESHIEEALGSCLLPSLQLIPANPAVDMEIWGVLSLLPYEVRYRLYGEWEKDAEQNPVVLAARQTAKLDTRRLLKRLAKENLKQLGRMVAKLAHANPMTVLRTIVQQVEAYRDMINPVVDAFKYLTQLEYDILQYIVIERLAQGGRERVKDDGLNLSDWLQCLASFWGHLCKKHFSMELKCLFQYIVNQLKKGLGTELVVLEELIQQMANVQYTENMTDEQVDGMAGSETLRLQSSLFGSTRNYKVLNKSINKLRDSLLPKDEPKLAIPLLLLIAQHRSKIIINADATYIKMVSEQFDRCHGILLQYAEFLSSAVTPSTYVQLVPPLEDLVYKYHIEPDVAFLIYRPVMRLFKNASSGEACWPLDGNEEGESVSCDDIILHGDSSQKLIMWSDLLNTIRTILPTKAWNGLSPELYATFWGLTLYDLHFPKDRYDAEIKKLHDNLKQLEDNSDNSSIAISRRKKDKERIQDLVDKLNNESDKHQQHVASVLQRLAREKDKWLSSGPDALKINMEFLQRCIYPRCVFSMQDAVYCATFVQTMHSLGTPFFNTVNHIDVFICKTLQPMICCCTEYEAGRLGRFLHETLKMAYYWKSDEAIYERECGNKPGFALYFRFPNSQRVPYAQFVKVHYKWSTRITKVLNQCMESKEYMEIRNALIVLTKITSIFPVIRKSGINIEKRVAKLKGDEREDLKVLATGVAAALAARKSSWLSEEEFGMGHLDLKPVPAKPIPGNQSADPSTAKDRSLRAKSSEGRHERSENAMKPDAQYNKKNASTANGSDSQMQSSSAQGKVSGPARGADEPPKLLSDEGVKVLKPAAESETRAPQKRDAHNAAKVSKHDLVKEDAKPGKITSRVLNQEVSTIPADREVLSQPADGGLDTNPTSSLGGTNGNVHPAPRKVSASSQRSTVLAAHNDATAIPTGEGESIELVDSTVKRQRKSVPVEEQERTGKRRKGEIEGRDDDLTEHHTDKEKRMDLRSVDKFHSVDHERGNNEEQNLIRTEKLKEKFDEKYDRDHREKTDRTERRRGEDVIEKPTDRSLERREHSIERMQDRGTDRVPEKGREDRNKERSKIKHAEPSIDRAHTSDERFRGQSLPPPPPLPTSFVPQSVAANRRDEDGDRRGGSTRHTQWLSPRHDEKERWHVEENAPLSQDDGKHRREEDLRDRKREDRDVSSSRVDDMDRDKGNTVKEDSDPNSASKRRKIKRDQSALEAGEYAPSAPQPPSLGAGNSQFEMRERERKGAISQHRPSHADDLPRMHAKDSTSKTSRRETDQTHDREREEEKRPRTEARRKHRK; encoded by the exons ATGTCGCCTCCGCTCCAGGCTCCGGACTACAAGTACGTCACCGAGGAGTGCCTCCGCGAATGGAAGAGCCAGTCCGCCGCCGCCTTCCGCCTCCCCGATCCGGTCCCCATGCCGCGCTTCCTCTACGAGCTGTGCTGGGCGACG GTGCTCGGGGACCTGCCGCCGCACAAGTGCCGGGCGGCGCTGGATTCGGTGGTGTTCGCGGAGGAGGCGTGGCAGGAGGACTCCGGCTCGGTGCTCGCCGACATCGTCGCCCACCTAGGGCAGGAT ATTACAATTTCTGGTGAATATCGCAACCGTCTTGTCAAAATG ACAAAATCATTTGTGGAGTCTTCATTGATTGCGCCTAGGCTTCTTCAAGAGCGATGTGAA GAAGAATTCCTATGGGAGGTTGAACAGAGTAAGTCAAAGGGCCAGGATTTAAAAGCCAAGGAG GTCAGAGTCAACACGCGGCTTCTTTATCAGCAAACTAAATTCAACCTGCTAAGAGAAGAAAGTGAGGGCTACGCTAAGTTG GTAACCCTACTTTGTCAAGTCGGTTCAGATTTGGTTTGCCAAAATGCTTCTTCAGCTACTATCAGCATTATAAAG TCATTGATTGGACATTTTGACCTGGACCCAAATCGTGTATTTGACATT GTGTTGGAATGTTTTGAACTCTATCCAGATAACAGTATCTTTTATCAGCTTATACCTCTTTTTCCAAAG TCCCATGCTGCTAAAATTTTGGGGTTCAAATTCCAATACTATCAACAATTGGATGTAAACATCCCTGTTCCATCTGGTCTTTTCCGAATAGCAGCCCTGTTGGTCAAATCTGGTCTTATTGACCTTGATAACCT CTATGCTCATTTACTTCCAAATGATGATGAGGCATTTGAGCATTTTGGCTCCTTTGTTTCAAGGAAAATTGATGAG GctactaaaataggcaaaataaATCTTGCTGCTACTGGAAAGGATCTTATGGACGACGAGAAGCAAGAAATAACGATCGATTTATACACAGCATTGGAGATGGAAAATGATATAGTTGAGGAGCGAGCCCCTGAGATAGAAAAGAACCAGAAGCTTGGGCTTCTTCTTGGTTTCCTCTCGGTTCATGATTG GGACCATGCGCAGCTACTATTTGAACGTCTTGCACAGCTAAATCCTGTTgagcacattgaaatttgtcatgGTTTATTTAG AATTATTGAGAAGACCATTTCTTCAGCCTACAGTGCATATTGTCAAACGCATCATAAAATCTCCCGTAACATCGACACTAACATGATAGATGCATCATCTGTCTCTTCACCAAGTTATTTGGTTCATCCGCCGAAAGTGTTTTTCCAAATGCTTGCTGTCTGTGGACCATACCTTCATCGTGACACACAATTATTTCAGAAG GTTTGCAGAGTTCTAAAGGCGTACCATGCCTCGTCGAAAGAATCAGCCCATACAACAGGTGTAATGTCTCCAGAATCTCACATCGAAGAAGCACTCGGGTCATGCTTGCTTCCTTCACTGCAACTTATACCTGCCAATCCTGCTGTTGATATGGAGATATGGGGAGTTCTTTCCCTTCTTCCTTATGAG GTACGCTATCGTTTGTATGGTGAGTGGGAGAAGGACGCTGAACAAAATCCAGTTGTCCTTGCTGCAAGGCAAACAGCAAAG CTGGATACCAGAAGGCTCTTAAAACGGCTGGCCAAGGAAAATCTGAAGCAGCTTGGCCGCATGGTGGCTAAACTTGCTCATGCAAATCCGATGACTGTACTTCGGACAATTGTCCAACAG GTCGAAGCATACAGGGACATGATAAATCCAGTTGTGGATGCTTTTAAATACTTGACTCAG CTGGAGTATGATATCTTGCAATATATTGTAATAGAACGGTTGGCCCAAGGTGGTCGTGAGAGAGTAAAAGATGACGGTCTTAACCTGTCAGATTGGCTTCAATGTCTTGCATCATTCTGGGGACACTT ATGCAAGAAGCATTTTTCCATGGAGCTAAAATGCCTTTTCCAATACATAGTTAATCAACTGAAGAAAGGATTGGGCACTGAGCTTGTTGTACTTGAG GAACTCATTCAGCAAATGGCAAATGTTCAGTACACTGAGAACATGACTGATGAACAGGTTGATGGTATGGCAGGGAGCGAAACGCTGCGGCTTCAATCTTCACTGTTTGGCTCAACACGGAACTATAAG GTCCTGAATAAGTCTATTAACAAGTTGCGGGATTCTCTGCTGCCAAAAGATGAACCTAAACTTGCAATTCCTCTACTACTGCTTATTGCCCAGCACAGATCTAA GATTATAATAAATGCAGATGCCACATATATCAAGATGGTTAGTGAGCAGTTTGATAGATGTCATGGAATACTACTTCAGTATGCCGAGTTTCTTTCAAGTGCTGTAACTCCATCAACCTATGTTCAACTTGTACCTCCGTTGGAAGATTTGGTTTATAAATATCATATCGAGCCAGAC GTTGCTTTTCTTATATACCGCCCTGTAATGAGGCTTTTCAAAAACGCTAGTAGTGGTGAAGCCTGTTGGCCTCTGGATGGCAATGAAGAAGGGGAGTCTGTATCATGTGATGATATAATCTTGCATGGTGATTCATCCCAGAAGTTAATCAT GTGGTCAGATCTTCTTAACACAATCCGAACAATTTTGCCAACAAAAGCCTGGAACGGTCTTTCACCTGAATTGTATGCTACTTTCTGGGGTTTAACACTCTATGATCTCCATTTCCCAAAAGATCGCTATGATGCAGAAATCAAGAAGTTGCATGACAATCTCAAACAACTCGAAGATAACTCAGATAACTCTAGCATTGCAATATCACGACGTAAGAAGGACAAGGAGAGAATCCAAGATTTAGTTGACAAATTGAACAACGAATCTGACAAGCATCAACAACACGTTGCATCAGTTCTCCAAAGGCTAGCCCGTGAAAAGGATAAATGGCTGAGTTCCGGTCCGGACGCACTGAAGATCAACATGGAATTTCTCCAGCGTTGTATATATCCACGTTGCGTTTTTAGCATGCAGGATGCTGTGTATTGTGCTACATTTGTCCAGACGATGCATTCACTTGGGACTCCATTTTTTAACACGGTGAATCATATAGATGTTTTCATCTGCAAGACACTACAGCCAATGATCTGTTGTTGTACAGAATATGAAGCTGGTAGGCTTGGACGGTTTCTTCATGAGACACTGAAGATGGCCTACTATTGGAAG AGTGATGAAGCAATATATGAGCGTGAATGTGGAAATAAGCCAGGATTCGCTTTATACTTCAGATTTCCAAACAGTCAACGTGTACCTTATGCTCAGTTCGTTAAA GTCCATTATAAGTGGAGTACAAGAATTACCAAGGTGCTTAATCAATGTATGGAATCAAAAGAATACATGGAAATTAGAAATGCCCTTATTGTGCTCACAAAGATAACTAGTATTTTTCCTGTGATTCGAAAAAGCGGTATCAACATTGAGAAAAGG GTTGCGAAGCTAAAGGGGGATGAGAGGGAAGATCTGAAAGTACTGGCCACTGGTGTAGCTGCTGCTCTGGCAGCTCGCAAG AGTTCATGGCTATCTGAAGAAGAGTTTGGTATGGGTCACCTTGATCTGAAGCCAGTGCCTGCAAAACCTATTCCTG GAAATCAGTCtgcagatccctcaacggcaaaaGATCGCAGCCTTCGTGCAAAATCTTCAGAAGGTAGGCATGAAAGATCAGAAAATGCAATGAAGCCTGATGCTCAATATAATAAGAAGAATGCTTCGACTGCAAATGGATCTGATAGTCAAATGCAATCGTCCTCTGCACAAGGAAAAGTTTCAGGACCTGCACGCGGTGCAGATGAACCTCCAAAACTTTTGTCTGATGAGGGAGTTAAAGTTTTGAAGCCTGCTGCAGAATCTGAG ACAAGAGCACCACAAAAGCGTGATGCACACAATGCTGCAAAGGTATCTAAGCATGATTTGGTGAAGGAAGATGCAAAACCTGGTAAAATTACCAGCAGGGTTCTTAATCAAGAAGTCTCTACTATTCCTGCTGACAGAGAAGTATTGTCTCAGCCAGCTGATGGTGGGCTGGATACTAATCCCACTAGTTCGTTGGGTGGCACCAACGGTAATGTACATCCAGCACCACGGAAGGTATCAGCATCCTCCCAAAGGTCAACGGTGTTGGCTGCACATAATGATGCAACAGCTATTCCCACCGGTGAAGGTGAATCTATTGAGTTGGTTGATTCTACCGTGAAACGGCAAAGAAAATCTGTTCCCGTTGAAGAACAAGAGAGAACAGGTAAACGAAGGAAAGGAGAAATTGAAGGCCGGGATGATGACTTAACAGAACATCATACGGACAAAGAGAAAAGAATGGACTTGCGATCAGTAGATAAATTCCATTCTGTGGATCATGAGAGAGGTAATAATGAGGAACAAAACCTAATTCGGACAGAGAAATTAAAAGAGAAGTTTGATGAGAAATACGACAGAGATCATAGAGAAAAAACAGATCGGACTGAGAGGCGACGTGGAGAAGACGTGATTGAGAAACCAACAGACAGATCATTGGAAAGGAGAGAACATTCTATTGAAAGGATGCAAGACAGAGGGACGGACAGGGTTCCTGAAAAAGGAAGAGAAGACAGGAATAAGGAGAGAAGCAAAATTAAACATGCTGAACCCTCCATAGACCGGGCACATACTTCTGATGAACGGTTCCGAGGGCAAAGcttgccaccacctccacctcttcCAACTAGTTTTGTACCCCAATCAGTCGCTGCTAACCGAAGAGATGAAGATGGTGACCGAAGGGGTGGAAGCACCAGACATACTCAGTGGTTGTCTCCCAGGCATGATGAGAAAGAAAGGTGGCACGTGGAGGAGAATGCTCCGCTGTCGCAGGATGATGGGAAGCACAGAAGAGAGGAAGATCTCCGGGATAGAAAGCGTGAAGATAGGGATGTTTCATCAAGCAGG GTAGATGACATGGATAGGGACAAAGGTAATACTGTGAAGGAAGATAGTGACCCTAATAGTGCATCCAAACGGCGAAAAATTAAGAGAGATCAGTCTGCTTTAGAAGCTGGGGAATATGCACCTTCTGCTCCACAGCCTCCGAGCCTTGGAGCTGGTAACTCGCAATTTGAAAtgcgagagagagaaagaaagggtGCTATTTCACAGCATCGGCCGTCACATGCTGATGACCTCCCTAGGATGCATGCCAAGGATTCAACAAGCAAGACAAGTCGTAGAGAGACTGACCA AACGCATGATAGAGAACGGGAAGAGGAAAAGAGGCCAAGAACTGAAGCAAGAAGAAAGCATCGGAAATAG